In a single window of the Planctomycetota bacterium genome:
- a CDS encoding Uma2 family endonuclease — translation MTAAVRKLTYEDFARIPDDGFRHEIIEGEEFMTPAPTPEHQTVLLNVLDLVRSHVKARNLGKVFVAPTDVVLSEHDIVEPDLLFIASHRLSIVGSRNIQGAPDLVVEVTSPSTAALDRGPKLELYRRSGIREYWIVDPAPRTVEIHEFGSPRRTRVYREDQSFASEILPGLTVRVADFF, via the coding sequence ATGACGGCCGCCGTCCGCAAGCTCACCTACGAGGACTTCGCCCGGATCCCGGACGACGGGTTCCGCCACGAGATCATCGAGGGGGAAGAGTTCATGACGCCGGCTCCCACGCCCGAGCACCAAACGGTGCTTCTGAACGTCCTCGATCTGGTGAGGAGCCACGTCAAGGCCCGCAACCTGGGAAAAGTTTTCGTGGCCCCGACGGACGTGGTCCTTTCCGAGCACGACATCGTGGAGCCCGATCTTCTGTTCATTGCGAGCCACCGCCTTTCGATCGTGGGGTCCCGGAACATTCAGGGGGCTCCGGATCTGGTGGTGGAGGTGACGTCGCCTTCGACGGCGGCGCTCGATCGGGGTCCGAAACTGGAGCTTTATCGGCGCTCGGGAATCCGGGAGTACTGGATCGTGGATCCCGCGCCGCGCACGGTGGAGATTCACGAATTCGGCAGCCCTCGCCGCACCCGGGTGTACCGGGAGGATCAGTCGTTCGCCTCCGAGATCCTTCCGGGACTCACCGTGCGCGTCGCGGACTTCTTCTGA
- a CDS encoding FtsX-like permease family protein, with protein sequence MDPLSPWTYGRRNLRRILPLFIILAFVVMLVVAILTALGGLKESALAYTREFDHWTVLFPRRDTRISASTRAALEAHPAVERLIDSRNCFARVRTLIGPVPYHLRAVRREEAEFLLARAGNRLKEGSLPRPGTSEVALHENLMKANGWTLGAEFGMEVTEDDWMPGRFRVVGILEGPTPLGLASFEYLDNPLLYPFSAKLWERLIVVARPGRLAELNAFLRTLPDVKPWDRERAVEEVSEAFDRIVLIFNFISGLLIVVVSGVVGLLHNIFFAQRLDEFAILLAIGHTRRRLLGKALAETAGLMAFSWAAGLALALAALETFRQAVLLPRGISPPAAQAGPVLVSLALPLVAQAFAGVTVFGRLRKLDPVTIIERRGS encoded by the coding sequence ATGGATCCTCTTTCCCCCTGGACGTACGGCCGCCGGAACCTCCGCCGGATCCTGCCTCTTTTCATCATCCTGGCCTTCGTCGTCATGCTTGTCGTGGCGATCCTGACCGCCCTCGGCGGCCTCAAAGAATCCGCCCTCGCCTACACGCGGGAGTTCGATCACTGGACGGTCCTTTTTCCCCGGCGGGACACGCGGATTTCCGCTTCCACGCGCGCCGCGCTCGAGGCGCATCCGGCCGTCGAGCGCCTGATCGACTCCCGCAACTGCTTCGCGCGGGTGCGCACGCTCATCGGTCCCGTCCCGTACCACCTGCGGGCCGTGCGGCGGGAGGAAGCGGAGTTCCTCCTGGCCCGCGCCGGCAACCGCCTCAAGGAAGGAAGCCTTCCGCGACCGGGCACGAGCGAGGTGGCGCTCCACGAGAATCTGATGAAGGCCAACGGGTGGACCCTCGGCGCCGAGTTCGGAATGGAGGTGACGGAGGACGACTGGATGCCCGGACGGTTCCGCGTGGTGGGGATTCTCGAGGGGCCGACGCCCCTGGGGCTGGCCTCGTTCGAGTATCTGGACAACCCGCTTCTTTATCCCTTTTCCGCCAAGCTCTGGGAGCGGCTCATCGTGGTCGCGCGCCCGGGGCGGCTCGCGGAGCTCAACGCCTTTCTGCGGACGCTTCCGGACGTCAAACCCTGGGACCGGGAACGCGCGGTCGAGGAGGTTTCCGAGGCGTTCGACCGGATTGTCCTCATCTTCAACTTCATCTCGGGGCTCCTCATCGTCGTGGTCTCCGGCGTGGTGGGGCTGCTCCACAACATCTTCTTCGCGCAGCGTCTGGACGAGTTCGCGATTCTCCTGGCGATCGGCCACACGCGCCGGCGCCTCCTCGGGAAGGCGCTCGCCGAAACGGCCGGGCTGATGGCCTTCTCCTGGGCGGCGGGGCTGGCGCTGGCGCTGGCGGCCCTGGAGACCTTCCGGCAGGCGGTGCTCCTGCCGCGGGGCATCTCGCCCCCGGCGGCGCAGGCGGGGCCGGTCCTCGTCTCCCTGGCGCTGCCCCTGGTGGCGCAGGCTTTCGCGGGAGTCACGGTCTTCGGCCGCCTGAGAAAGCTCGATCCCGTGACGATCATCGAGCGGAGGGGCTCATGA
- a CDS encoding branched-chain amino acid transaminase yields the protein MVQKLSVIWMDGKLVPWDEARVHVLTHSLHYGLAAFEGIRSYETHDGRSAVFRLADHLRRLADSCHIGQMKLPYTLDELAAACKETLAANGLRAGYIRPVAYIGEGVMGVHPQDNPIRVFIATWSWGAYLGEEALKKGIRAKISSYTRFQPNTIMTRAKLTGNYATGILAKREAKALGFDEAIMLDTEGYCAEGSGENLFIVRDGRVKTAPLTCVLPGITRDTILRLAADEGIEVVEQRFSRDELYIADEAFFTGTAAEVTPIREVDGRTIGSGAPGPVTRRLQERFFDVVLGRHPKYAGWLDYYEVGPSARKSAAKARA from the coding sequence GTGGTCCAGAAGCTGAGCGTCATCTGGATGGACGGGAAGCTCGTGCCCTGGGACGAAGCGCGCGTCCATGTGCTGACCCACAGCCTGCATTACGGCCTGGCGGCCTTCGAAGGAATCCGCTCCTACGAGACCCACGACGGCCGCTCGGCGGTCTTCCGGCTGGCCGACCACCTGCGACGCCTGGCCGACTCGTGCCACATCGGCCAGATGAAGCTGCCCTATACGCTCGACGAGCTGGCGGCCGCCTGCAAGGAGACGCTGGCGGCCAACGGACTGCGGGCCGGATACATCCGGCCCGTGGCCTACATCGGAGAGGGCGTCATGGGGGTCCATCCCCAGGACAATCCGATCCGGGTCTTCATCGCCACCTGGTCGTGGGGCGCCTATCTGGGCGAAGAGGCGCTCAAGAAAGGCATCCGCGCGAAGATCTCCTCCTACACCCGCTTCCAGCCCAACACGATCATGACCCGCGCCAAGCTCACCGGCAACTACGCCACCGGCATCCTGGCCAAGCGGGAGGCCAAGGCTCTGGGCTTCGACGAGGCGATCATGCTGGACACCGAGGGCTATTGCGCCGAAGGGTCCGGCGAGAATCTCTTCATCGTGCGGGACGGCCGGGTGAAGACCGCGCCGCTGACGTGCGTGCTCCCGGGGATCACGCGGGACACGATCCTGCGCCTGGCCGCCGACGAGGGGATCGAAGTCGTCGAGCAGCGCTTCAGCCGCGACGAGCTGTACATCGCCGACGAGGCCTTCTTCACGGGCACGGCCGCGGAGGTCACCCCCATCCGCGAAGTGGACGGGCGGACGATCGGCTCCGGCGCGCCGGGTCCCGTCACCCGCCGCCTCCAGGAACGCTTCTTCGACGTGGTTCTGGGGCGTCACCCCAAGTACGCCGGTTGGCTCGACTACTACGAAGTCGGCCCTTCCGCGCGGAAGTCCGCGGCCAAGGCCCGGGCGTAA
- a CDS encoding HEAT repeat domain-containing protein, protein MSAPGRIEFGGTDEELERFLREFARAVGGGAAREPGGKAWGVAGGALLSVNPNAAPWRVRVAREPDGALSLRPSAIAAPWTRRKAGRLVAFRQGQLADFLTGRLRGRRPEDFDADRLRAPLAAFGTDPGAIAAGFAWATASGLGALAGALLAAAAASLAPSIRAFGEIAARSRALEAVGAIPLPPPAELSSAGPLFFAGVAFLFGFPLGFFAGLVHAAALLAGEIWLAAARLAQVSFLFLAIFLSAAFFPFVSVAAVPLALLVPLGAHAGYTLVWGARRERVREGPRGPRRTAVLGTVLALGLAAALVPRPVDARELLDRLALFRDRALLGHAPGRALARAYYRHTLYAADPLKEFFSLDPSRPARAVRLARVTDARAPTFRTLGFVPVPEGVPYDVEAVPEGVRSGDVFVPCASDRRSLAEALDRLSRETFRGGTLREAAGLGWRAVYHAGPLVAAAAFVGVCCPFVAILYRAMSRRAASAAILACLLSTAGLMVWGDARARDDLDRLRELRDRPSPGRIAEALAHPSAALRHEAAYRAFRLKEGHAALVEALLRAADDPDLRVRLWACAALGKTGDPRALPRLLERLRDREFFVRYRAAEGLGFLRRPEAEGALVALMKEGSWYEGLLALEALRRIAPDKY, encoded by the coding sequence ATGAGCGCCCCCGGCCGGATCGAATTCGGCGGCACCGACGAGGAACTGGAACGGTTCCTGCGGGAATTCGCCCGCGCCGTCGGCGGCGGGGCGGCCCGCGAGCCCGGAGGCAAAGCCTGGGGCGTCGCGGGAGGGGCGCTCCTGTCGGTCAACCCGAACGCCGCTCCCTGGCGGGTGCGCGTGGCCCGGGAACCCGACGGCGCGCTCTCCCTGCGCCCGTCGGCCATCGCGGCCCCGTGGACGCGCCGCAAGGCCGGTCGGCTCGTGGCCTTCCGGCAGGGACAGCTGGCCGACTTCCTCACGGGGCGCCTCCGGGGACGCCGCCCGGAGGACTTCGACGCCGACCGCCTGCGCGCGCCGCTGGCCGCGTTCGGAACCGATCCCGGGGCGATCGCCGCCGGCTTCGCCTGGGCGACGGCCTCCGGGCTGGGAGCCCTGGCCGGCGCGCTTCTGGCCGCCGCGGCGGCGTCGCTGGCCCCCTCGATCCGCGCCTTCGGCGAGATCGCCGCGCGCTCGCGCGCGCTCGAAGCCGTGGGCGCCATCCCTCTTCCCCCGCCGGCGGAGCTTTCCTCCGCGGGACCGCTCTTTTTCGCCGGAGTCGCCTTCCTCTTCGGATTCCCCCTCGGCTTCTTCGCCGGACTCGTCCACGCGGCGGCGCTTCTGGCGGGCGAGATCTGGCTCGCGGCCGCGCGGCTGGCGCAGGTTTCGTTCCTCTTCCTGGCGATCTTTCTCTCGGCCGCCTTTTTCCCCTTCGTTTCCGTGGCCGCCGTGCCGCTCGCGCTGCTCGTTCCGCTCGGAGCGCACGCGGGGTATACGCTCGTCTGGGGCGCGCGCCGCGAGCGCGTCCGCGAGGGCCCCCGCGGGCCGCGCCGCACCGCCGTCCTCGGGACGGTCCTGGCCCTCGGACTGGCCGCCGCGCTCGTCCCGCGCCCCGTGGACGCCCGGGAACTCCTCGACCGGCTGGCGCTCTTCCGCGACCGCGCGCTTCTGGGCCACGCCCCGGGCCGCGCGCTCGCCCGCGCCTACTACCGGCATACGCTCTACGCGGCCGATCCCCTCAAGGAGTTCTTTTCCCTCGATCCCTCCCGGCCCGCCCGCGCCGTGCGCCTGGCGCGCGTGACGGACGCCCGCGCGCCGACCTTTCGGACGCTCGGCTTCGTTCCCGTCCCCGAGGGCGTTCCGTACGACGTCGAAGCCGTCCCCGAGGGGGTCCGCTCCGGAGACGTCTTCGTCCCCTGCGCCTCCGACCGCCGGTCGCTCGCCGAGGCGCTCGACCGCCTGAGCCGCGAAACGTTCCGCGGCGGGACCCTCCGGGAGGCCGCGGGACTCGGGTGGCGGGCGGTCTATCACGCGGGGCCGCTCGTGGCGGCGGCCGCGTTCGTCGGCGTGTGCTGCCCGTTCGTCGCGATCCTGTACCGGGCGATGAGCCGCCGGGCGGCTTCCGCGGCGATCCTGGCGTGTCTTCTTTCGACCGCGGGGCTCATGGTGTGGGGCGACGCGCGCGCCCGGGACGATCTGGACCGCCTGCGGGAACTCCGCGACCGTCCTTCCCCCGGCCGGATCGCCGAGGCGCTGGCTCATCCCTCCGCCGCCCTCCGCCACGAGGCGGCCTACCGCGCGTTCCGGCTGAAGGAAGGACACGCGGCGCTCGTCGAGGCGCTCCTTCGGGCGGCCGACGACCCCGACCTGCGCGTGCGCCTCTGGGCCTGCGCGGCGCTCGGCAAGACGGGCGACCCGCGGGCCCTCCCCCGGCTCCTGGAACGCCTCCGCGACCGGGAGTTCTTCGTGCGTTACCGGGCGGCGGAAGGGCTGGGATTTCTCCGGCGGCCGGAGGCCGAAGGCGCGCTCGTCGCGCTCATGAAAGAGGGCAGCTGGTACGAGGGGCTTCTGGCGCTCGAGGCGCTGCGGCGGATCGCGCCCGACAAATATTGA
- a CDS encoding ABC transporter ATP-binding protein, protein MIRAEGVRLTYRDGGAAVRAVDGVSLEVRAGEFVGILGPSGSGKSSLLYLLAGLKIPTEGRVLFRDMDTAALDADGRAALRRTHFGFVFQSPFLIPYLTALENVRAGGEGPAERLLEELGVAHCRDTFPWRMSAGERQRVSIARAVVHGPAVVFADEPTAALDRANAERVMECLRRAARGGALFVVTHDEAILRGASRILRMEAGRLV, encoded by the coding sequence ATGATCCGGGCCGAGGGGGTGCGGCTGACCTATCGCGACGGCGGCGCCGCGGTGCGCGCGGTGGACGGCGTTTCGCTCGAAGTGCGCGCCGGCGAGTTCGTGGGAATTCTCGGTCCCAGCGGCTCGGGGAAAAGCTCGCTTCTCTATCTCTTGGCGGGGCTCAAGATCCCCACGGAGGGACGGGTGCTCTTCCGCGACATGGACACCGCGGCGCTCGACGCCGACGGCCGCGCGGCGCTCCGGCGGACGCACTTCGGCTTCGTCTTCCAGAGCCCCTTCCTCATTCCTTACCTGACGGCGCTGGAGAACGTCCGCGCGGGGGGCGAGGGCCCGGCGGAGCGCCTCCTCGAGGAGCTCGGGGTGGCCCATTGCCGCGACACGTTCCCCTGGCGGATGTCCGCCGGGGAACGCCAGCGCGTCTCCATCGCGCGGGCCGTGGTGCACGGGCCCGCCGTGGTGTTCGCCGACGAGCCCACGGCGGCCCTCGACCGGGCGAACGCCGAGCGGGTCATGGAGTGCCTTCGGCGGGCGGCCCGCGGAGGCGCGCTTTTCGTCGTTACCCACGATGAAGCGATCCTTCGGGGAGCCTCCCGGATCCTGCGGATGGAGGCGGGGCGGCTGGTCTGA